In the Campylobacter sp. RM6914 genome, one interval contains:
- a CDS encoding caspase family protein: MNNKALVVGINDYPTCPLAGCVNDAEEIGKILSENGDGSPNFEVKYALDIKTKAELYNHVNALFNEGEADIALFYFSGHGTDLVDGKLVTPDFTGMDAGIPMSEILSMANKSKSKNKIIILDCCFSGRFGENSISNSTESVLANGVTIITASNRDEYSMEVSGDDGIPGHGVFTELLIQGLKGGAADVGGNITPASLYSFVDQSLGLWEQRPLFKTNISRFLPIRTIEPKVSKKTLRKLSTYFENADSEFKLDPSFEFTNSPNETHEIKQPYAQEDNVKIFKDLQLFESIGLIEPVGEDHMYFAAMNSKTCKLTPLGLHYWKLSRDKRF, from the coding sequence GTGAATAATAAAGCTTTAGTAGTTGGAATAAATGATTATCCTACTTGTCCATTAGCAGGTTGTGTAAATGATGCAGAAGAAATTGGAAAGATTCTTTCTGAAAATGGTGATGGAAGTCCAAACTTTGAAGTTAAATATGCATTGGATATTAAAACGAAAGCAGAGTTATATAATCATGTAAACGCATTATTTAATGAAGGGGAAGCCGATATAGCATTATTTTATTTTTCAGGTCATGGTACGGATTTAGTTGATGGGAAGCTAGTGACTCCAGATTTTACTGGAATGGATGCTGGAATTCCTATGAGTGAAATTTTATCGATGGCAAATAAGTCGAAAAGCAAAAACAAAATTATAATTTTAGATTGTTGTTTTTCCGGAAGGTTTGGAGAGAATAGCATTTCTAATTCTACGGAATCTGTTTTAGCAAATGGAGTTACTATAATTACTGCAAGTAATAGGGATGAATATTCTATGGAGGTATCGGGTGATGATGGAATACCTGGACATGGAGTATTTACTGAACTACTAATACAAGGATTAAAAGGTGGAGCTGCCGATGTTGGTGGTAATATAACTCCAGCAAGTCTATATTCGTTTGTTGACCAGTCTTTAGGCTTGTGGGAGCAACGTCCTTTGTTCAAGACTAACATTTCCAGATTTTTACCAATAAGGACGATTGAACCAAAAGTTTCAAAGAAAACATTGAGGAAACTGAGTACATATTTTGAAAATGCTGATTCTGAATTTAAATTAGATCCTTCTTTTGAATTCACGAATTCACCAAATGAGACTCATGAAATTAAACAACCATATGCTCAAGAAGATAATGTGAAAATATTTAAGGATTTACAACTTTTTGAAAGTATTGGATTAATTGAACCAGTTGGAGAGGATCATATGTACTTTGCAGCTATGAATAGTAAAACATGCAAATTAACACCTTTAGGGTTACATTATTGGAAATTATCAAGAGATAAAAGATTTTAA
- a CDS encoding DUF262 domain-containing protein: MDNKIYYGEYSLKHWINLILKRNIILPEYQRYFVWKQEKTKELIKAFKEKQFIPPITIGSFEEDGKNVNLILDGQQRLTSILLAYLGLFPDKKSFASKEQIGFADEDDNPIDEGLMDNILEWNFNSLVKKGREKNEIKNNIIDGNYANIDYEVDDDFFNNNFLGFSYLVPNTNDQKQQQNFYSKVFRNINMQGETLLPQESRSALYYLNKDLTKYFKPEFVNKIFVNDAKMDFVRYLALLSQLSFLTFFVKNFLVFHQNVKNENFTPQTPYRSYKR; encoded by the coding sequence GTGGATAATAAAATTTATTACGGTGAGTATTCATTAAAGCATTGGATAAATTTAATTTTAAAAAGAAATATTATTTTGCCAGAATACCAGAGATATTTTGTTTGGAAACAAGAAAAAACAAAAGAACTTATAAAAGCTTTTAAAGAAAAACAATTTATTCCGCCTATAACGATAGGAAGTTTTGAAGAAGATGGAAAAAATGTTAATTTAATTTTGGATGGACAGCAACGCCTAACAAGTATATTGCTGGCATATCTTGGATTGTTTCCCGACAAAAAATCTTTTGCTAGCAAGGAGCAAATTGGTTTTGCGGACGAAGATGATAATCCTATAGACGAAGGGCTTATGGATAATATTTTAGAGTGGAATTTTAATAGTCTTGTCAAAAAAGGAAGAGAGAAGAACGAAATTAAAAATAATATAATTGACGGTAATTATGCAAATATAGATTATGAGGTTGATGATGATTTTTTTAATAATAATTTCTTAGGTTTTTCATATCTAGTTCCTAATACAAACGACCAAAAACAACAACAAAATTTTTATTCCAAAGTATTTAGAAATATAAATATGCAGGGTGAAACATTATTGCCTCAAGAAAGTAGATCTGCGTTGTATTACTTAAACAAAGATTTGACAAAATATTTTAAGCCTGAATTTGTCAACAAAATATTTGTCAATGATGCCAAGATGGATTTTGTAAGATATCTTGCCTTGTTGTCTCAATTATCCTTTCTCACTTTTTTCGTAAAAAATTTTCTCGTTTTTCACCAAAACGTAAAAAATGAGAATTTCACCCCTCAAACTCCATATCGATCATATAAAAGATAG